The Chryseobacterium nakagawai genome has a segment encoding these proteins:
- the paaB gene encoding 1,2-phenylacetyl-CoA epoxidase subunit PaaB, which produces MANLDMWEVFIQTKPGLSHKHVGIVQAPTAEMALQNARDVYTRRKEGTSVWVVPSKYIVTSEGIDKEAFFDPADDKLYRHPTFYDIPNDVKNM; this is translated from the coding sequence ATGGCAAATTTAGATATGTGGGAAGTGTTTATTCAGACTAAACCGGGATTATCTCACAAACACGTTGGAATTGTACAGGCACCAACGGCAGAAATGGCTTTGCAGAACGCAAGAGACGTTTATACCAGAAGAAAAGAAGGGACTTCTGTTTGGGTAGTTCCAAGTAAATATATCGTAACTTCAGAAGGAATAGATAAAGAAGCTTTCTTTGATCCTGCAGATGACAAACTATACCGTCATCCGACTTTCTACGATATTCCAAACGACGTAAAAAATATGTAA
- a CDS encoding transposase, producing MVNTESFQFEGIYHIFSHVNGEEIIFREASNYHFFLEKLDKYIIPVADIYAYCLLPNHFHILLRFKSFDDINNEKEHSFLIKAFSDLLNAYAKAYNKVYNRKGALFLNTIKRKKVKDEKYLLKVLHYIHNNPVNHGFVNDINEWKYTSYSSYMNLSKPSKLERMQLMEYFDTIEDFIKYHVSNVEYDCMD from the coding sequence ATGGTTAATACAGAAAGCTTTCAATTCGAAGGAATATATCACATCTTTTCTCATGTAAATGGGGAAGAAATTATTTTTCGTGAGGCTTCAAATTATCATTTTTTTCTGGAAAAACTTGATAAATATATTATTCCTGTAGCAGATATCTATGCTTATTGCCTGCTACCAAATCACTTTCATATATTATTGAGATTTAAAAGTTTTGATGATATTAATAATGAAAAGGAGCATTCATTTTTAATCAAGGCTTTCAGTGATTTGTTGAATGCTTATGCTAAAGCTTACAATAAGGTTTATAACAGAAAAGGTGCTCTTTTTCTTAATACAATAAAGAGGAAAAAAGTAAAGGATGAAAAATATTTATTAAAGGTATTGCATTATATTCATAACAATCCAGTAAATCATGGTTTTGTAAATGATATTAACGAATGGAAATATACATCATATAGTTCTTATATGAATTTATCTAAACCTAGTAAGTTAGAGAGAATGCAATTGATGGAATATTTTGATACAATAGAAGACTTTATAAAATATCATGTTTCTAATGTAGAATATGATTGTATGGATTAA
- a CDS encoding enoyl-CoA hydratase/isomerase family protein, with product MYTQLDIESHFDGKLKIAFLNQPETMNALTKPALGDLKDFIKECSEDETVRCVAISGRGRAFCSGQNLEEAFAVGKEHHDQDIIRKIVVDYYNPLVMEVTRCKKPVIALVNGPAVGAGAMLALICDFVLANNKAYFAQAFSNIGLIPDTGGTYFLPKLLGRQLANYLAFTGKKLSAEESKAHGLVAEVFSEDEFGPKSMEILERMANMPTAAIKLTKKAFANSYNNTLKEQLELEGDLQQEAAETEDFIEGVNAFLEKRKPNYKGK from the coding sequence ATGTATACACAACTCGATATTGAATCGCACTTTGACGGAAAGCTTAAAATCGCGTTTCTTAATCAGCCTGAAACAATGAACGCTCTTACTAAGCCGGCTTTAGGAGATCTGAAAGATTTCATTAAAGAATGCAGTGAGGATGAAACTGTAAGATGCGTTGCCATTTCCGGAAGAGGAAGGGCATTTTGTTCAGGTCAAAACCTTGAAGAAGCTTTTGCTGTAGGTAAAGAACACCATGATCAGGATATTATTAGAAAAATTGTGGTAGACTATTATAACCCATTGGTAATGGAAGTTACCCGTTGTAAAAAGCCGGTTATTGCCTTAGTAAACGGTCCTGCAGTAGGAGCGGGAGCAATGTTAGCATTAATCTGTGATTTCGTGTTGGCCAATAACAAAGCTTATTTTGCGCAGGCATTTTCAAATATCGGTTTGATTCCTGATACAGGAGGTACTTATTTTTTACCGAAACTTTTAGGTAGACAATTGGCGAATTATTTAGCATTCACAGGCAAAAAATTATCTGCTGAAGAATCTAAAGCTCATGGGCTTGTAGCTGAGGTTTTCTCTGAAGATGAGTTTGGACCAAAATCTATGGAAATCCTTGAAAGAATGGCTAATATGCCAACAGCAGCGATTAAGCTAACAAAAAAAGCCTTTGCAAATTCATACAACAATACTTTAAAAGAACAATTAGAGCTTGAAGGTGATCTGCAACAGGAAGCTGCAGAAACAGAAGACTTCATAGAAGGTGTAAATGCCTTTTTAGAGAAAAGAAAACCTAATTATAAAGGGAAATAA
- a CDS encoding alpha/beta hydrolase: MIKKIALVCSMMFAVNYTVSAQTVTTKPLTIGEVRTIKSKTLNEERTLNIYLPQNFDKSKAYPIIYLLDGSMNEDFIHVSGLVQFFNQMYSMPETIVVGIANIDRKRDFTFHTDLKDLQKDYPTTGHSDKFITFFEKELKPYVESQFKTTDKYLFGQSLGGLLATEILLKKPEMFNNYFIISPSLWWDDESLLKQAPQLLSKSRDTKKFVYVSVGKGEHPVMIKDAEALYDVLHKAGKKNWAVEYKMMETDNHATILHRSLYEGLVKLFPYQEPK; the protein is encoded by the coding sequence ATGATTAAGAAAATTGCTCTTGTATGCAGCATGATGTTTGCGGTTAATTATACGGTTTCAGCCCAGACTGTTACTACAAAACCGCTTACGATAGGAGAAGTGAGGACTATTAAGTCTAAAACACTGAATGAAGAAAGAACATTAAATATCTATCTTCCTCAAAATTTTGATAAATCAAAAGCCTACCCAATTATTTATCTTTTAGATGGAAGTATGAATGAAGACTTTATCCATGTTTCAGGATTGGTACAGTTTTTCAATCAAATGTATTCTATGCCGGAAACTATTGTTGTCGGAATTGCGAATATAGATAGAAAAAGAGATTTTACTTTCCACACGGATTTGAAAGATTTACAGAAAGATTATCCTACAACAGGACATTCTGATAAGTTTATTACTTTTTTTGAAAAGGAATTAAAACCGTATGTTGAAAGTCAATTTAAAACAACAGATAAATATCTGTTCGGACAATCTCTAGGAGGACTGTTGGCAACAGAAATCCTATTGAAGAAGCCAGAAATGTTTAACAATTACTTTATCATCAGTCCGAGTTTATGGTGGGATGATGAAAGTCTTTTAAAACAAGCTCCTCAATTACTTTCAAAATCTCGGGATACTAAGAAATTTGTTTATGTTTCCGTAGGAAAAGGAGAACATCCTGTGATGATAAAGGATGCTGAAGCTCTTTATGATGTTTTGCACAAAGCAGGAAAGAAAAACTGGGCAGTAGAATATAAAATGATGGAAACAGATAATCATGCCACTATTCTCCACAGAAGCTTATACGAAGGATTAGTGAAACTGTTTCCGTATCAGGAACCAAAATAA
- the pcaF gene encoding 3-oxoadipyl-CoA thiolase: MNNVYIIDYVRTPISKLQGGLSEVRADDLAAIVIKEVVARNPEVPVEEIEDVIFGCANQAGEDNRNVARMGLLLAGLPYKIGGETVNRLCASGMSAVANAFRSIAAGEGEIYIAGGVEHMTRSPYVMSKPSAAFGRDSQMYDTTFGWRFINPKMKEMYGVDGMGETAENLADMHQINREDQDKFALWSQQKATKAQESGRLAEEIVKVEIPQRKGDPIVFEKDEFIKPTSSMEGLGKLRPAFRKEGTVTAGNASGMNDGAAALILASEEAVKKYGLKPKARILGSSVAGVEPRIMGIGPVEATQKLLKRLNLSLNDIDIIELNEAFAAQALAVTRSLGLQDDDARINPNGGAIAIGHPLGVSGARIIGSAAMELQKQNKKYALCTLCIGVGQGYAMVIEKV, translated from the coding sequence ATGAACAACGTATACATCATAGACTATGTCAGAACTCCTATTTCAAAATTACAGGGAGGATTATCAGAAGTAAGAGCAGATGATTTGGCAGCTATTGTTATCAAAGAAGTGGTAGCGAGAAACCCTGAAGTTCCAGTAGAGGAAATTGAAGATGTGATCTTCGGATGTGCTAATCAAGCAGGTGAAGATAATAGAAATGTAGCAAGAATGGGGCTTTTATTGGCTGGGCTTCCTTATAAAATAGGAGGTGAGACGGTAAACAGACTTTGTGCTTCAGGAATGTCGGCGGTAGCCAATGCTTTCCGCTCGATTGCAGCTGGAGAGGGAGAAATTTACATTGCTGGAGGAGTAGAGCATATGACACGTTCTCCTTATGTAATGTCTAAACCAAGTGCCGCTTTCGGAAGAGACAGTCAGATGTATGATACCACTTTCGGATGGAGATTTATCAATCCGAAAATGAAAGAAATGTATGGGGTTGACGGTATGGGCGAAACTGCAGAAAATCTTGCAGACATGCACCAGATCAACAGAGAAGATCAGGATAAATTTGCCCTTTGGTCTCAGCAGAAAGCTACAAAAGCACAGGAAAGCGGAAGACTGGCGGAAGAAATTGTAAAAGTTGAAATTCCACAGAGAAAAGGAGATCCGATCGTTTTTGAAAAAGATGAGTTTATTAAACCAACCTCTTCTATGGAAGGATTAGGAAAACTTCGTCCAGCTTTCAGAAAAGAAGGAACAGTAACGGCCGGAAATGCTTCAGGAATGAATGATGGAGCCGCAGCATTGATCTTAGCCAGTGAAGAAGCAGTTAAAAAATATGGATTAAAACCAAAAGCTAGAATCTTAGGATCTTCTGTAGCGGGTGTAGAGCCAAGGATTATGGGAATTGGGCCTGTAGAAGCCACTCAAAAACTATTAAAGAGATTAAATTTATCTTTGAATGATATAGACATCATTGAATTAAATGAAGCTTTTGCAGCACAAGCCTTAGCCGTAACAAGAAGCTTAGGATTGCAAGATGACGATGCAAGAATAAACCCGAATGGAGGAGCTATTGCCATCGGTCATCCACTAGGTGTTTCCGGAGCGAGAATCATCGGTTCTGCAGCTATGGAACTTCAGAAACAAAATAAAAAATATGCTTTGTGTACCCTTTGCATCGGTGTAGGACAAGGGTATGCAATGGTTATTGAAAAAGTATAA
- a CDS encoding 2Fe-2S iron-sulfur cluster-binding protein encodes MNSFYKLKTVKVQKDTSDAVSVAVEIPEELKDKFRFKQGQYLNFRMTINGNEERRSYSICNAPSEKSNTLEVLVKLLEGGKVSGYFNEHLHMDEMLEVMPPMGGFNTSYHPTNVKTYIGLAAGSGITPVLSNIKESLYQEPSSNAYLFYSNRSMDHVLRKAEIEKLVEQFNGRLKVIYLVSRQKHEDPVFEGRISPEKLDQLFERYTEIDVKEATYFICGPSEMIKGIADYLKKDKKVPAIQVLFEYFTAPDEENTEEMSDEFKAIANIESMVTVIIDDDEYSFHLNSKKESILDKALKDNLPVPFACKGGVCCTCKAEVLEGEVFMEKNYALTEDEVARGYVLTCQCHPTTNVVMLNYDV; translated from the coding sequence ATGAATTCATTTTATAAACTTAAAACTGTAAAGGTTCAGAAGGATACTTCAGATGCTGTAAGTGTAGCAGTGGAGATTCCTGAAGAACTGAAAGACAAGTTCAGGTTCAAACAAGGACAATACCTTAATTTCCGAATGACAATCAACGGAAATGAAGAGAGACGTTCTTATTCTATCTGCAATGCTCCAAGTGAAAAAAGCAATACACTGGAAGTTTTAGTAAAGTTGCTTGAGGGAGGAAAAGTATCCGGATATTTCAATGAGCATCTTCACATGGATGAAATGCTGGAAGTAATGCCTCCAATGGGTGGTTTCAATACTTCTTATCACCCAACAAACGTAAAAACATACATAGGATTGGCGGCTGGAAGTGGAATTACTCCGGTTTTATCCAATATTAAAGAAAGTCTTTATCAGGAACCTAGCAGTAATGCTTATCTGTTTTACAGTAACAGAAGTATGGATCATGTTTTGAGAAAAGCTGAAATAGAAAAATTGGTAGAACAGTTCAACGGGAGACTTAAAGTGATTTATTTAGTAAGTCGTCAAAAACACGAAGATCCTGTTTTTGAAGGAAGAATTTCTCCTGAAAAATTAGATCAGCTCTTTGAAAGATATACCGAGATTGATGTAAAAGAAGCAACCTATTTCATTTGTGGCCCTTCAGAAATGATTAAAGGTATTGCGGATTATTTAAAGAAAGATAAAAAAGTACCTGCTATCCAGGTTTTGTTTGAATACTTCACGGCTCCTGATGAAGAAAATACGGAGGAAATGAGTGACGAATTCAAAGCGATTGCCAACATAGAAAGTATGGTAACGGTAATTATTGATGATGATGAATATTCATTCCACCTTAATTCTAAAAAAGAGAGTATCTTAGATAAAGCATTGAAAGATAACCTTCCTGTGCCTTTTGCATGCAAAGGAGGAGTGTGTTGTACGTGTAAAGCGGAAGTTTTAGAAGGAGAAGTTTTCATGGAGAAGAACTACGCACTTACCGAAGACGAAGTAGCCAGAGGTTACGTTCTTACCTGTCAATGTCACCCGACAACGAATGTGGTGATGCTTAATTATGATGTTTAA
- the paaD gene encoding 1,2-phenylacetyl-CoA epoxidase subunit PaaD, translated as MKNPLEILELVPDPEIPVINIVELGIVREAQITGENSCEVIITPTYSACPAMFTIEEDIMKIMKENGWEAKVVTKMFPIWTTDWLTDEAREKLRAFGITPPEKGADEHHIGKPKKCPRCGSEHTKQISRFGSTLCKASYQCLDCLEPFDYFKCH; from the coding sequence TTGAAAAATCCTTTAGAAATATTAGAACTAGTTCCCGATCCGGAAATTCCTGTAATTAACATTGTGGAGTTAGGAATTGTAAGAGAGGCACAAATCACAGGAGAAAACTCCTGTGAGGTGATAATCACTCCTACCTATTCAGCCTGCCCGGCAATGTTTACCATTGAAGAAGATATCATGAAGATCATGAAGGAAAACGGATGGGAAGCAAAAGTAGTCACCAAGATGTTTCCGATATGGACAACAGATTGGCTGACAGATGAAGCGAGAGAAAAGCTCCGTGCTTTCGGAATTACACCCCCCGAAAAAGGAGCCGATGAACATCACATCGGGAAACCGAAAAAATGTCCACGTTGTGGCTCTGAGCACACCAAACAGATCAGCAGATTTGGGTCTACCTTGTGTAAGGCTTCTTATCAGTGCTTAGACTGTCTGGAACCTTTTGATTATTTTAAATGTCACTAA
- the paaC gene encoding 1,2-phenylacetyl-CoA epoxidase subunit PaaC — translation MNPLYNYLLKLADDSFIMGQRLSAWCGEGPYLEEDIALTNIALDELGQANNFYVYASRVIDNGKNEDDIAFLRYEHEYLNAHWTELPNEDYAQTILKVYVFSIYQKLMYEALSNSADEELSAIAQKSLKEVRYHYTHTASWMKIFAQGTEESRQRLEKAIENIWEYTKGLFAKSEGEDDLAVLNIVPNVDDLYKEFVAITEKDFQTFGLEYPTNPFMQPKSRTGYHTEYFGFILCELQYMQRAYPGCNW, via the coding sequence ATGAACCCATTATATAATTATTTATTAAAACTAGCAGATGACAGTTTCATTATGGGACAGCGTTTGTCTGCATGGTGCGGTGAGGGACCTTACTTAGAGGAGGATATTGCATTAACGAATATTGCGTTGGATGAACTGGGCCAGGCTAATAACTTTTATGTGTATGCTTCAAGAGTGATTGACAATGGCAAAAACGAGGATGATATTGCGTTCTTAAGATATGAGCACGAGTATCTAAACGCACACTGGACAGAGCTTCCTAATGAAGATTATGCACAGACAATCCTTAAAGTATATGTTTTCTCTATATATCAGAAATTGATGTACGAAGCATTATCAAACTCTGCAGATGAAGAGCTTTCGGCGATTGCTCAAAAATCATTAAAAGAAGTAAGATATCACTATACTCATACGGCATCCTGGATGAAGATTTTTGCTCAGGGAACCGAAGAAAGCCGCCAACGTTTGGAAAAAGCCATCGAAAACATCTGGGAATATACCAAAGGTCTGTTTGCTAAATCAGAAGGAGAAGATGATCTTGCTGTGTTGAATATCGTTCCTAATGTTGATGACTTGTACAAAGAGTTTGTTGCCATTACAGAAAAAGACTTCCAGACTTTCGGATTAGAATATCCAACCAATCCGTTTATGCAGCCAAAATCAAGAACCGGATATCATACAGAATACTTTGGATTTATCCTTTGTGAACTTCAGTATATGCAGAGAGCATATCCAGGTTGTAATTGGTAA
- a CDS encoding PaaI family thioesterase encodes MNPRQLADYMFNQDYFSQWMNIKMIEVKENYCLIEMPIKKDMINGLKTVHGGVTFAFADSALAFSSNNTGDAAVALNCIINFTKAGKEGDIFRAESILVNDTRKTAVYDIKITNQNNELIAKFVGTVYKIGKKVTEL; translated from the coding sequence ATGAATCCAAGACAGTTAGCAGACTATATGTTCAATCAGGATTATTTTTCCCAGTGGATGAATATCAAAATGATTGAGGTTAAAGAAAACTATTGCTTGATAGAAATGCCTATCAAAAAAGATATGATTAACGGACTTAAAACCGTTCATGGAGGAGTAACGTTTGCTTTTGCGGATTCTGCACTGGCATTTTCTTCTAATAATACAGGAGATGCAGCTGTAGCTTTAAACTGCATCATCAATTTTACCAAAGCCGGAAAAGAAGGAGATATTTTCAGAGCAGAAAGTATTTTGGTGAATGATACCAGAAAAACAGCAGTTTATGATATTAAGATCACTAATCAGAACAATGAGCTGATTGCTAAGTTTGTAGGAACAGTATATAAAATCGGGAAAAAAGTAACAGAATTATAA
- a CDS encoding acyltransferase: MNIYSYHGIRPIIKPSAYIHPQAVIIGNVEIGEEVYIGPNAVIRGDWGKIIIKDGANVQENCTLHVFPNIETVLEESAHIGHGAIIHSGHIGKNCLIGMNSVVMDKAYIGDESIVGALAFVPANFRCEPRKLIVGSPAKIIRDVSDEMIHWKTEGTKLYQELAREGKNAILPCEPFTEYVQQIPTKVVDYSIWDDVK; the protein is encoded by the coding sequence ATGAACATCTACTCATATCACGGTATCCGTCCCATTATAAAACCTTCTGCCTATATTCATCCACAGGCAGTGATTATCGGGAATGTGGAAATTGGTGAAGAAGTCTATATTGGTCCGAATGCAGTGATTCGTGGCGACTGGGGAAAAATTATTATTAAAGACGGAGCTAACGTTCAGGAGAACTGTACGCTTCATGTTTTCCCGAATATAGAAACCGTTTTAGAAGAATCAGCTCACATTGGACATGGGGCAATTATTCATTCCGGACATATAGGGAAAAATTGTTTGATTGGTATGAATTCCGTGGTGATGGATAAAGCTTATATTGGTGATGAAAGTATTGTAGGAGCTTTAGCTTTTGTTCCTGCCAACTTCAGATGTGAACCCAGAAAACTGATCGTGGGAAGCCCTGCAAAAATCATCCGTGATGTTTCCGATGAAATGATCCATTGGAAAACAGAAGGAACAAAACTCTATCAGGAATTGGCAAGAGAAGGTAAAAATGCTATTCTTCCTTGTGAGCCATTCACTGAATACGTACAACAGATACCTACAAAAGTTGTAGATTACAGTATCTGGGATGATGTGAAATAA
- the paaA gene encoding 1,2-phenylacetyl-CoA epoxidase subunit PaaA codes for MDLEKFVQYVHEENKVEPKDVMPDDYRKLLVRQISQHAHSEIVGMLPEANWISRAPSLRRKMALLAKVQDEAGHGLYLYSATETLGDGSIRADRDATYDDMLEGKAKYSSIFNYPTLSWADIGAIGWLVDGAAIMNQVMLMGNSYGPYSRAMVKICKEESFHQRQGYEILMALCRGTKQQKEMAQASLNRFWWPALMMFGPNDDSSPNSKISMNYRVKRESNDSLRQRFIDVTVSQAEFLGLTVPDKDLKWNEERQHYDFGELPWDEFMEILKGNGPCNKKRIETKRKAQRENSWVKEAAIAFGEKQQNEVI; via the coding sequence ATGGACTTAGAAAAATTTGTTCAATACGTTCACGAAGAAAATAAAGTAGAACCAAAAGATGTAATGCCTGATGATTACAGAAAGCTATTGGTTCGTCAGATTTCACAGCACGCGCATTCTGAAATTGTAGGAATGCTACCGGAAGCCAATTGGATTTCCAGAGCGCCTTCATTGAGAAGAAAAATGGCTCTTCTTGCTAAGGTTCAGGATGAGGCAGGACACGGTTTATACCTTTATTCTGCAACAGAAACTTTAGGAGACGGAAGTATCAGAGCAGACAGAGATGCTACTTATGATGATATGCTGGAAGGAAAAGCAAAATATTCAAGTATTTTCAATTATCCGACACTAAGCTGGGCAGATATTGGTGCGATTGGTTGGTTGGTTGATGGTGCAGCGATTATGAACCAGGTAATGTTGATGGGGAACTCTTATGGTCCTTATTCCAGAGCGATGGTAAAGATCTGTAAAGAAGAATCTTTTCACCAAAGACAAGGATATGAAATCCTGATGGCTCTTTGCCGTGGTACGAAGCAACAAAAAGAAATGGCTCAAGCTTCATTAAACCGTTTCTGGTGGCCGGCATTGATGATGTTTGGACCAAACGATGACAGTTCTCCAAACTCTAAAATCTCTATGAACTACAGAGTAAAAAGAGAAAGTAACGACAGTCTTCGTCAGAGATTTATTGACGTTACCGTTTCTCAGGCTGAGTTCTTAGGATTAACTGTTCCGGATAAAGACCTGAAATGGAATGAGGAAAGACAACATTATGATTTTGGAGAACTTCCTTGGGATGAATTCATGGAAATCTTAAAAGGAAACGGCCCTTGTAATAAGAAGCGTATCGAAACCAAGAGAAAAGCGCAAAGAGAGAATTCTTGGGTAAAAGAAGCTGCAATAGCTTTTGGAGAGAAACAACAAAACGAAGTAATATAA
- a CDS encoding 3-hydroxyacyl-CoA dehydrogenase NAD-binding domain-containing protein, with the protein MNVGIIGAGTMGIGIAQVAATNGCKVWVYDANPKQVETATVGLEKTLTKLVDKQKISTEKMIEILANISIATELKDFKDCELIIEAIIENKEIKTKVFTELEAYVSEDCIIGSNTSSISITSLGAELKKPERFIGIHFFNPAPLMPLVEVIPSLLTEKTLAEKIYNLMKEWGKMPVIAKDIPGFIVNRIARPYYGEALRIVEENIATPEQVDEAMKTLGNFKMGPFELMDLIGVDVNFAVTTTVYKDYFYDPKYKPSLLQQRMSEAKLHGRKTGKGFYDYNEGAVKQEAQKDDALYQQIFLRIISMLINEAVEAKRLGVANDEDIELAMQKGVNYPKGLLGWGLEIGYSKISETLQNLYDEYQEERYRQSPLLRKMN; encoded by the coding sequence ATGAATGTAGGAATTATCGGTGCCGGAACAATGGGAATCGGCATTGCACAAGTAGCCGCAACAAACGGATGCAAGGTTTGGGTTTACGATGCCAATCCGAAACAAGTAGAAACGGCAACCGTAGGTTTGGAAAAAACATTAACCAAATTGGTTGATAAGCAGAAAATTTCAACAGAAAAAATGATTGAAATTTTAGCAAATATTTCCATTGCTACAGAATTGAAAGACTTCAAAGATTGTGAACTGATTATTGAAGCAATTATTGAAAACAAAGAAATCAAAACTAAAGTTTTTACAGAATTGGAAGCCTATGTTTCCGAAGACTGTATCATCGGTTCCAATACATCATCCATTTCTATCACCTCTCTTGGTGCAGAACTAAAGAAACCGGAGCGTTTCATCGGAATACACTTTTTCAATCCGGCTCCGTTGATGCCTTTAGTGGAAGTAATTCCATCCTTATTAACAGAAAAAACTTTAGCGGAAAAAATATACAACCTCATGAAAGAATGGGGGAAAATGCCCGTAATTGCTAAAGATATTCCAGGGTTTATTGTCAACAGAATTGCTCGTCCATATTATGGTGAAGCATTAAGAATTGTAGAAGAGAACATTGCAACACCGGAACAGGTAGATGAAGCAATGAAGACTTTAGGAAACTTCAAAATGGGACCATTTGAATTAATGGATCTTATTGGTGTAGATGTAAACTTTGCCGTAACAACAACGGTTTATAAAGATTATTTCTATGATCCTAAATATAAGCCCTCTTTACTTCAACAGAGAATGTCTGAAGCTAAACTTCATGGCAGAAAAACAGGAAAAGGATTCTATGATTATAATGAAGGAGCTGTAAAGCAAGAAGCACAAAAAGATGATGCCCTTTATCAACAGATCTTTTTAAGAATCATTTCAATGTTAATCAATGAAGCTGTAGAAGCAAAAAGATTAGGCGTTGCCAATGATGAAGACATTGAACTGGCGATGCAAAAAGGAGTTAATTATCCAAAAGGATTGTTAGGTTGGGGACTGGAAATCGGGTATTCAAAAATTTCTGAAACCTTACAGAACCTTTACGACGAATATCAGGAAGAAAGGTACAGACAAAGTCCTTTGCTTCGTAAAATGAATTAG